The Bombus huntii isolate Logan2020A chromosome 6, iyBomHunt1.1, whole genome shotgun sequence genome window below encodes:
- the LOC126867131 gene encoding gamma-tubulin complex component 5 isoform X2: MGTKILNDIHNDMKQLITAITSFEENEEGFRICERFCMTNIKHHRYLSVNSNSTKEAIKALITKFSIHGKYDVAKKFEELVDAFLSSFNFEQHPQYDLQWYLLTLLLELAKETCKSDLESLALTRGEYTFNVTGEDENEVAEKIDWAEYLKEGQENFFNDYKSDTDSEWSNDTEDNVDIGSNFEVPIDISDSNKAICIPSVEKELNNLSLALNEELKSKNWLLSNVQNTWWNELDWRKYPVKSRFSDAHLCEIWHKANGRDLYTLGTLSEYLVCRELLWMFYAPMQMVVFQQNEETGFFIRPDISIPSLTTAAFNSILLPFCKYFSMIRDLEQFGIRLYSMEDDFCKKPPLTYETYNAILRQHLMKFRKKIIAIEKSLMKQDGNLTFLSLSSILKKNLYSIQILHEVHKRSVSNWKFHPNWKCASKLLSSLYFEIQNSHNIERTNICTSLYLSSLTVYLNIIDTWLSDGRFEDWREEFIIARLSSNAVSESSTQYETLFLRPLDNICLRDPIMQFLIRKIQHIGQSIELLVSLDRITDIWRINVGGNELKRSLVDEFYAKLEVEISKYSADEQKEEKKVSSSQKKEVTKNEYDEDMEKNIIKQLSEFNNPFLLKALEEYLPSELLKKSDTDDAEVPQIQNIKMETNIFKRLERESNYILPFRKILENILAEILISRYNGASKLVKNIMCEEYKLESHLTLMRSVYMMEAGHIMNKFYQRLFHEIETNQMWNNSYFLSCILEEVLSQWWADLSSRWSITVSSTHTNQVLMAVDNITLHYTIGWPINIVLNEKTFIKYNEIFRFQLKLKWALWTLNNLRFSGQVLQNLSLMLEKSLTQAESLDTVISVHNEYLKKVHEHCLLTSEYEDLMATINNLIEMCNHIRVRWNYKKLTFASEELDVLESSYNKYHTYLALALHNAVQNKDANYYELMLQYQINTKDIYIKNNVTMCPFSNLSRSLLIEIAYQYLPPSGLPIPIPKIIHKVDWYNSSVNSENSLPNHIILNEYEQTFSYIRWYQLEESIVTVNLSPYTLHREMEDFINGNKLETNY, encoded by the exons ATgggtacaaaaatattaaatgacaTTCACAATGACATGAAGCAGTTAATAACAGCAATTACATCTTTTGag GAAAATGAAGAAGGATTTCGAATTTGTGAACGATTCTGTATGACAAATATTAAACATCATCGATATCTATCTGTCAATAGTAACAGTACAAAAGAAGCTATTAAAGctctaattacaaaattttcgATCCATGGAAAATATGATGTAGCAAAAAAGTTTGAGGAACTTGTAGATGCATTTCTGTCAAGTTTTAACTTTGAACAGCATCCACAGTATGATCTGCAGTGGTATCTATTAACATTGCTATTGGAATTAGCTAAAGAAACCTGTAAATCTGATTTGGAATCTTTGGCATTAACACGCGGAGAATATACTTTCAATGTAACAGGTGAAGATGAAAATGAGGTTGCAGAAAAAATTGATTGGGctgaatatttaaaagaagGCCAAGAAAACTTTTTCAATGATTACAAAAGTGACACAGACAGT gAATGGTCTAATGATACAGAAGATAATGTGGATATAGGTTCAAATTTTGAAGTACCAATAGACATCTCAGATTCAAATAAAGCAATATGCATACCATCTGttgaaaaagaattaaataactTATCTTTAGCTCTAAATGAAGAACTTAAATCTAAAAATTGGTTATTATCAAATGTTCAAAATACTTGGTGGAATGAGTTAGACTGGAGAAAATATCCAGTTAAAAGCAGATTTTCTGATGCTCATCTTTGTGAAATTTG gCATAAAGCAAATGGCAGAGATCTTTATACACTTGGAACTCTTAGCGAATATCTAGTATGCAGAGAATTGTTATGGATGTTCTATGCTCCAATGCAAATGGTAGTGTTTCAACAAAATGAAGAAACAGGGTTTTTTATTCGTCCTGATATATCAATACCTAGTTTAACTACT GCCGCATTTAATAGTATTCTCTTACCATTTTGTAAGTATTTTTCGATGATACGTGATTTAGAACAATTTGGAATTAGATTGTATTCCATGGAAGATGATTTTTGTAAAAAGCCACCTTTAACATATGAAACTTACAATGCAATTCTAAGACAACATTTGATGAAatttagaaagaaaataattgctATAGAAAAATCTCTTATGAAACAAG ATGGCAATTTAAcgtttctgtctttatcatcaatccttaaaaaaaatttatatagtatacaaattttacatgAAGTTCATAAAAGGTCAGTATcaaattggaaatttcatCCAAATTGGAAGTGTGCATCTAAATTACTATCATCTTTgtattttgaaatacaaaacTCACACAATATAGAAAGAACAAATATTTGTACTAGTTTATATTTATCTAGCCTTactgtttatttaaatataattgatacATGGTTAAGTGATGGACGATTTGAAGATTGGAGGGAAGAATTTATAATTGCAAG GCTATCAAGCAATGCAGTTTCAGAAAGTAGCACACAGTATGAAACATTGTTTTTGAGACCTTTGGATAATATATGTTTAAGAGATCCAATCATGCAATTCTTGATAAGAAAGATACAACATATAGGACAAAGTATTGAATTGTTAGTATCTCTAGATCGAATTACAGATATATGGAGGATTAATGTTGGAGGAAATG AATTGAAGAGATCTTTGGTGGATGAATTTTATGCCAAATTAGAAgtagaaatttctaaatatagtGCAGATgaacaaaaagaagaaaagaaagtatcTTCATCtcagaaaaaagaagttactAAGAATGAGTATGATGAGGATATGGAAAAAAACATTATAAAACAATTATCTGAGTTTAATAAtccatttttattaaaagctTTAGAAGAATATCTTCCTTCtgaattgttaaaaaaaagtgATACTGATGATGCTGAGGTTCCCCAGATCCAAAATATCAAAATGGAAactaatattttcaaaag gCTTGAAAGAGaatcaaattatatattaccattcagaaaaatattagaaaatattttagcagAAATTTTGATTTCACGATATAATGGTGCCAGTAAATTAGTCAAAAATATTATGTGTGAGGAATATAAATTGGAATCACATTTAACATTAATGAGATCTGTCTATATGATGGAAGCAGGTCATATTATGAACAAATTTTACCAAAGATTGTTTCATGAG attGAAACTAATCAAATGTGGAACAATTCATATTTTCTATCATGTATACTTGAAGAAGTCCTTTCTCAATGGTGGGCAGATTTAAGTTCACGTTGGTCTATTACAGTTTCTAGCACTCATACAAATCAAGTATTAATGGCTGTTGATAATATAACATTGCATTATACAATTGGCTGGCctataaatattgtattaaaCGAGAAAACCTTCAtcaaatataatgaaatatttagatttcagttaaaattaaaatggGCTTTATGgacattaaataatttaagattTAGCG GTCAagtattacaaaatttaagtCTTATGTTAGAAAAATCTTTAACACAAGCTGAGAGTTTGGACACAGTCATATCAG ttcataatgaatatttaaaaaaagttcATGAACATTGTTTATTAACTTCAGAGTACGAAGATTTAATGGcaacaataaataat TTAATTGAAATGTGTAATCATATCCGAGTTCGAtggaattataaaaaattaacatttgCCAGTGAAGAATTAGATGTGTTAGAAAGcagctataataaatatcacacgTACCTTGCTTTAGCCCTACATAATGCAGTTCAGAATAAGGATGCAAATTATT ATGAATTAATGttacaatatcaaattaatacaaaagatatttatataaagaaCAATGTTACTATGTGTCCATTTAGTAATCTGAGTCGCAGTTTGCTAATTGAAATAGCTTATCAATATTTACCACCATCAGGTTTGCCTATACCAATTCCAAAGATTATACACAAAGTAGACTGGTATAATAGCAG TGTAAATTCTGAAAATTCTTTACCAAATCATATTATTCTAAATGAATACGAACAAACATTCTCATATATACGTTGGTATCAATTAGAAGAAAGTATTGTTACAGTCAATTTATCTCCATATACCTTACATCGTGAAATGGAAGATTTTATCAATGGCAATAAATTAGAAACAAATTattga
- the LOC126867131 gene encoding gamma-tubulin complex component 5 isoform X3 yields the protein MGTKILNDIHNDMKQLITAITSFEENEEGFRICERFCMTNIKHHRYLSVNSNSTKEAIKALITKFSIHGKYDVAKKFEELVDAFLSSFNFEQHPQYDLQWYLLTLLLELAKETCKSDLESLALTRGEYTFNVTGEDENEVAEKIDWAEYLKEGQENFFNDYKSDTDSEWSNDTEDNVDIGSNFEVPIDISDSNKAICIPSVEKELNNLSLALNEELKSKNWLLSNVQNTWWNELDWRKYPVKSRFSDAHLCEIWHKANGRDLYTLGTLSEYLVCRELLWMFYAPMQMVVFQQNEETGFFIRPDISIPSLTTAAFNSILLPFCKYFSMIRDLEQFGIRLYSMEDDFCKKPPLTYETYNAILRQHLMKFRKKIIAIEKSLMKQDGNLTFLSLSSILKKNLYSIQILHEVHKSLTVYLNIIDTWLSDGRFEDWREEFIIARLSSNAVSESSTQYETLFLRPLDNICLRDPIMQFLIRKIQHIGQSIELLVSLDRITDIWRINVGGNELKRSLVDEFYAKLEVEISKYSADEQKEEKKVSSSQKKEVTKNEYDEDMEKNIIKQLSEFNNPFLLKALEEYLPSELLKKSDTDDAEVPQIQNIKMETNIFKRLERESNYILPFRKILENILAEILISRYNGASKLVKNIMCEEYKLESHLTLMRSVYMMEAGHIMNKFYQRLFHEIETNQMWNNSYFLSCILEEVLSQWWADLSSRWSITVSSTHTNQVLMAVDNITLHYTIGWPINIVLNEKTFIKYNEIFRFQLKLKWALWTLNNLRFSDLEGSKSMCKRNKLEQFHIRRIESLRFCLLHAITSVHTYLSGQVLQNLSLMLEKSLTQAESLDTVISVHNEYLKKVHEHCLLTSEYEDLMATINNLIEMCNHIRVRWNYKKLTFASEELDVLESSYNKYHTYLALALHNAVQNKDANYYELMLQYQINTKDIYIKNNVTMCPFSNLSRSLLIEIAYQYLPPSGLPIPIPKIIHKVDWYNSSVNSENSLPNHIILNEYEQTFSYIRWYQLEESIVTVNLSPYTLHREMEDFINGNKLETNY from the exons ATgggtacaaaaatattaaatgacaTTCACAATGACATGAAGCAGTTAATAACAGCAATTACATCTTTTGag GAAAATGAAGAAGGATTTCGAATTTGTGAACGATTCTGTATGACAAATATTAAACATCATCGATATCTATCTGTCAATAGTAACAGTACAAAAGAAGCTATTAAAGctctaattacaaaattttcgATCCATGGAAAATATGATGTAGCAAAAAAGTTTGAGGAACTTGTAGATGCATTTCTGTCAAGTTTTAACTTTGAACAGCATCCACAGTATGATCTGCAGTGGTATCTATTAACATTGCTATTGGAATTAGCTAAAGAAACCTGTAAATCTGATTTGGAATCTTTGGCATTAACACGCGGAGAATATACTTTCAATGTAACAGGTGAAGATGAAAATGAGGTTGCAGAAAAAATTGATTGGGctgaatatttaaaagaagGCCAAGAAAACTTTTTCAATGATTACAAAAGTGACACAGACAGT gAATGGTCTAATGATACAGAAGATAATGTGGATATAGGTTCAAATTTTGAAGTACCAATAGACATCTCAGATTCAAATAAAGCAATATGCATACCATCTGttgaaaaagaattaaataactTATCTTTAGCTCTAAATGAAGAACTTAAATCTAAAAATTGGTTATTATCAAATGTTCAAAATACTTGGTGGAATGAGTTAGACTGGAGAAAATATCCAGTTAAAAGCAGATTTTCTGATGCTCATCTTTGTGAAATTTG gCATAAAGCAAATGGCAGAGATCTTTATACACTTGGAACTCTTAGCGAATATCTAGTATGCAGAGAATTGTTATGGATGTTCTATGCTCCAATGCAAATGGTAGTGTTTCAACAAAATGAAGAAACAGGGTTTTTTATTCGTCCTGATATATCAATACCTAGTTTAACTACT GCCGCATTTAATAGTATTCTCTTACCATTTTGTAAGTATTTTTCGATGATACGTGATTTAGAACAATTTGGAATTAGATTGTATTCCATGGAAGATGATTTTTGTAAAAAGCCACCTTTAACATATGAAACTTACAATGCAATTCTAAGACAACATTTGATGAAatttagaaagaaaataattgctATAGAAAAATCTCTTATGAAACAAG ATGGCAATTTAAcgtttctgtctttatcatcaatccttaaaaaaaatttatatagtatacaaattttacatgAAGTTCATAAAAG CCTTactgtttatttaaatataattgatacATGGTTAAGTGATGGACGATTTGAAGATTGGAGGGAAGAATTTATAATTGCAAG GCTATCAAGCAATGCAGTTTCAGAAAGTAGCACACAGTATGAAACATTGTTTTTGAGACCTTTGGATAATATATGTTTAAGAGATCCAATCATGCAATTCTTGATAAGAAAGATACAACATATAGGACAAAGTATTGAATTGTTAGTATCTCTAGATCGAATTACAGATATATGGAGGATTAATGTTGGAGGAAATG AATTGAAGAGATCTTTGGTGGATGAATTTTATGCCAAATTAGAAgtagaaatttctaaatatagtGCAGATgaacaaaaagaagaaaagaaagtatcTTCATCtcagaaaaaagaagttactAAGAATGAGTATGATGAGGATATGGAAAAAAACATTATAAAACAATTATCTGAGTTTAATAAtccatttttattaaaagctTTAGAAGAATATCTTCCTTCtgaattgttaaaaaaaagtgATACTGATGATGCTGAGGTTCCCCAGATCCAAAATATCAAAATGGAAactaatattttcaaaag gCTTGAAAGAGaatcaaattatatattaccattcagaaaaatattagaaaatattttagcagAAATTTTGATTTCACGATATAATGGTGCCAGTAAATTAGTCAAAAATATTATGTGTGAGGAATATAAATTGGAATCACATTTAACATTAATGAGATCTGTCTATATGATGGAAGCAGGTCATATTATGAACAAATTTTACCAAAGATTGTTTCATGAG attGAAACTAATCAAATGTGGAACAATTCATATTTTCTATCATGTATACTTGAAGAAGTCCTTTCTCAATGGTGGGCAGATTTAAGTTCACGTTGGTCTATTACAGTTTCTAGCACTCATACAAATCAAGTATTAATGGCTGTTGATAATATAACATTGCATTATACAATTGGCTGGCctataaatattgtattaaaCGAGAAAACCTTCAtcaaatataatgaaatatttagatttcagttaaaattaaaatggGCTTTATGgacattaaataatttaagattTAGCG ATTTAGAAGGTTCGAAATCAATGTGTAAAAGGAATAAATTAGAACAGTTTCATATAAGGCGTATTGAAAGCTTACGATTCTGCTTGTTACATGCAATTACTTCAGTACATACTTATTTGTCAGGTCAagtattacaaaatttaagtCTTATGTTAGAAAAATCTTTAACACAAGCTGAGAGTTTGGACACAGTCATATCAG ttcataatgaatatttaaaaaaagttcATGAACATTGTTTATTAACTTCAGAGTACGAAGATTTAATGGcaacaataaataat TTAATTGAAATGTGTAATCATATCCGAGTTCGAtggaattataaaaaattaacatttgCCAGTGAAGAATTAGATGTGTTAGAAAGcagctataataaatatcacacgTACCTTGCTTTAGCCCTACATAATGCAGTTCAGAATAAGGATGCAAATTATT ATGAATTAATGttacaatatcaaattaatacaaaagatatttatataaagaaCAATGTTACTATGTGTCCATTTAGTAATCTGAGTCGCAGTTTGCTAATTGAAATAGCTTATCAATATTTACCACCATCAGGTTTGCCTATACCAATTCCAAAGATTATACACAAAGTAGACTGGTATAATAGCAG TGTAAATTCTGAAAATTCTTTACCAAATCATATTATTCTAAATGAATACGAACAAACATTCTCATATATACGTTGGTATCAATTAGAAGAAAGTATTGTTACAGTCAATTTATCTCCATATACCTTACATCGTGAAATGGAAGATTTTATCAATGGCAATAAATTAGAAACAAATTattga
- the LOC126867131 gene encoding gamma-tubulin complex component 5 isoform X4, protein MGTKILNDIHNDMKQLITAITSFEENEEGFRICERFCMTNIKHHRYLSVNSNSTKEAIKALITKFSIHGKYDVAKKFEELVDAFLSSFNFEQHPQYDLQWYLLTLLLELAKETCKSDLESLALTRGEYTFNVTGEDENEVAEKIDWAEYLKEGQENFFNDYKSDTDSEWSNDTEDNVDIGSNFEVPIDISDSNKAICIPSVEKELNNLSLALNEELKSKNWLLSNVQNTWWNELDWRKYPVKSRFSDAHLCEIWHKANGRDLYTLGTLSEYLVCRELLWMFYAPMQMVVFQQNEETGFFIRPDISIPSLTTAAFNSILLPFCKYFSMIRDLEQFGIRLYSMEDDFCKKPPLTYETYNAILRQHLMKFRKKIIAIEKSLMKQDGNLTFLSLSSILKKNLYSIQILHEVHKRSVSNWKFHPNWKCASKLLSSLYFEIQNSHNIERTNICTSLYLSSLTVYLNIIDTWLSDGRFEDWREEFIIARLSSNAVSESSTQYETLFLRPLDNICLRDPIMQFLIRKIQHIGQSIELLVSLDRITDIWRINVGGNELKRSLVDEFYAKLEVEISKYSADEQKEEKKVSSSQKKEVTKNEYDEDMEKNIIKQLSEFNNPFLLKALEEYLPSELLKKSDTDDAEVPQIQNIKMETNIFKRLERESNYILPFRKILENILAEILISRYNGASKLVKNIMCEEYKLESHLTLMRSVYMMEAGHIMNKFYQRLFHEIETNQMWNNSYFLSCILEEVLSQWWADLSSRWSITVSSTHTNQVLMAVDNITLHYTIGWPINIVLNEKTFIKYNEIFRFQLKLKWALWTLNNLRFSDLEGSKSMCKRNKLEQFHIRRIESLRFCLLHAITSVHTYLSGQVLQNLSLMLEKSLTQAESLDTVISVHNEYLKKVHEHCLLTSEYEDLMATINNLIEMCNHIRVRWNYKKLTFASEELDVLESSYNKYHTYLALALHNAVQNKDANYLTGLSSAFNCSMSYTQQ, encoded by the exons ATgggtacaaaaatattaaatgacaTTCACAATGACATGAAGCAGTTAATAACAGCAATTACATCTTTTGag GAAAATGAAGAAGGATTTCGAATTTGTGAACGATTCTGTATGACAAATATTAAACATCATCGATATCTATCTGTCAATAGTAACAGTACAAAAGAAGCTATTAAAGctctaattacaaaattttcgATCCATGGAAAATATGATGTAGCAAAAAAGTTTGAGGAACTTGTAGATGCATTTCTGTCAAGTTTTAACTTTGAACAGCATCCACAGTATGATCTGCAGTGGTATCTATTAACATTGCTATTGGAATTAGCTAAAGAAACCTGTAAATCTGATTTGGAATCTTTGGCATTAACACGCGGAGAATATACTTTCAATGTAACAGGTGAAGATGAAAATGAGGTTGCAGAAAAAATTGATTGGGctgaatatttaaaagaagGCCAAGAAAACTTTTTCAATGATTACAAAAGTGACACAGACAGT gAATGGTCTAATGATACAGAAGATAATGTGGATATAGGTTCAAATTTTGAAGTACCAATAGACATCTCAGATTCAAATAAAGCAATATGCATACCATCTGttgaaaaagaattaaataactTATCTTTAGCTCTAAATGAAGAACTTAAATCTAAAAATTGGTTATTATCAAATGTTCAAAATACTTGGTGGAATGAGTTAGACTGGAGAAAATATCCAGTTAAAAGCAGATTTTCTGATGCTCATCTTTGTGAAATTTG gCATAAAGCAAATGGCAGAGATCTTTATACACTTGGAACTCTTAGCGAATATCTAGTATGCAGAGAATTGTTATGGATGTTCTATGCTCCAATGCAAATGGTAGTGTTTCAACAAAATGAAGAAACAGGGTTTTTTATTCGTCCTGATATATCAATACCTAGTTTAACTACT GCCGCATTTAATAGTATTCTCTTACCATTTTGTAAGTATTTTTCGATGATACGTGATTTAGAACAATTTGGAATTAGATTGTATTCCATGGAAGATGATTTTTGTAAAAAGCCACCTTTAACATATGAAACTTACAATGCAATTCTAAGACAACATTTGATGAAatttagaaagaaaataattgctATAGAAAAATCTCTTATGAAACAAG ATGGCAATTTAAcgtttctgtctttatcatcaatccttaaaaaaaatttatatagtatacaaattttacatgAAGTTCATAAAAGGTCAGTATcaaattggaaatttcatCCAAATTGGAAGTGTGCATCTAAATTACTATCATCTTTgtattttgaaatacaaaacTCACACAATATAGAAAGAACAAATATTTGTACTAGTTTATATTTATCTAGCCTTactgtttatttaaatataattgatacATGGTTAAGTGATGGACGATTTGAAGATTGGAGGGAAGAATTTATAATTGCAAG GCTATCAAGCAATGCAGTTTCAGAAAGTAGCACACAGTATGAAACATTGTTTTTGAGACCTTTGGATAATATATGTTTAAGAGATCCAATCATGCAATTCTTGATAAGAAAGATACAACATATAGGACAAAGTATTGAATTGTTAGTATCTCTAGATCGAATTACAGATATATGGAGGATTAATGTTGGAGGAAATG AATTGAAGAGATCTTTGGTGGATGAATTTTATGCCAAATTAGAAgtagaaatttctaaatatagtGCAGATgaacaaaaagaagaaaagaaagtatcTTCATCtcagaaaaaagaagttactAAGAATGAGTATGATGAGGATATGGAAAAAAACATTATAAAACAATTATCTGAGTTTAATAAtccatttttattaaaagctTTAGAAGAATATCTTCCTTCtgaattgttaaaaaaaagtgATACTGATGATGCTGAGGTTCCCCAGATCCAAAATATCAAAATGGAAactaatattttcaaaag gCTTGAAAGAGaatcaaattatatattaccattcagaaaaatattagaaaatattttagcagAAATTTTGATTTCACGATATAATGGTGCCAGTAAATTAGTCAAAAATATTATGTGTGAGGAATATAAATTGGAATCACATTTAACATTAATGAGATCTGTCTATATGATGGAAGCAGGTCATATTATGAACAAATTTTACCAAAGATTGTTTCATGAG attGAAACTAATCAAATGTGGAACAATTCATATTTTCTATCATGTATACTTGAAGAAGTCCTTTCTCAATGGTGGGCAGATTTAAGTTCACGTTGGTCTATTACAGTTTCTAGCACTCATACAAATCAAGTATTAATGGCTGTTGATAATATAACATTGCATTATACAATTGGCTGGCctataaatattgtattaaaCGAGAAAACCTTCAtcaaatataatgaaatatttagatttcagttaaaattaaaatggGCTTTATGgacattaaataatttaagattTAGCG ATTTAGAAGGTTCGAAATCAATGTGTAAAAGGAATAAATTAGAACAGTTTCATATAAGGCGTATTGAAAGCTTACGATTCTGCTTGTTACATGCAATTACTTCAGTACATACTTATTTGTCAGGTCAagtattacaaaatttaagtCTTATGTTAGAAAAATCTTTAACACAAGCTGAGAGTTTGGACACAGTCATATCAG ttcataatgaatatttaaaaaaagttcATGAACATTGTTTATTAACTTCAGAGTACGAAGATTTAATGGcaacaataaataat TTAATTGAAATGTGTAATCATATCCGAGTTCGAtggaattataaaaaattaacatttgCCAGTGAAGAATTAGATGTGTTAGAAAGcagctataataaatatcacacgTACCTTGCTTTAGCCCTACATAATGCAGTTCAGAATAAGGATGCAAATTATT TGACTGGCTTAAGCTCTGCATTTAATTGCAGTATGTCATATACCCaacagtaa